From a single Pseudomonas triticicola genomic region:
- the rpsO gene encoding 30S ribosomal protein S15, with the protein MALDVQEKAQIVADYQQAVGDTGSPEVQVALLTANINKLQGHFKANGKDHHSRRGLIRMVNQRRKLLDYLKGKDVSRYAALIARLGLRR; encoded by the coding sequence ATGGCTCTCGACGTTCAAGAAAAAGCTCAAATCGTTGCTGACTACCAGCAAGCTGTTGGTGACACTGGTTCGCCAGAAGTGCAGGTTGCACTGCTGACCGCCAACATCAACAAACTGCAAGGTCACTTCAAGGCCAACGGTAAAGATCACCACTCCCGTCGTGGTCTGATCCGCATGGTTAACCAGCGTCGCAAGCTGCTGGACTACCTGAAAGGCAAGGACGTAAGCCGGTACGCCGCGCTGATCGCTCGCCTGGGTCTGCGTCGCTAA
- the truB gene encoding tRNA pseudouridine(55) synthase TruB translates to MAQVKRIRRNVSGIILLDKPLGFTSNAALQKVRWLLNAEKAGHTGSLDPLATGVLPLCFGEATKFSQYLLDSDKGYETLAQLGKTTTTADAEGEVLQERPVTVGRADVEAVLPKFRGQISQIPPMYSALKRDGQPLYKLARAGEVVEREPRSVTIARLELLAFEGDTARLAVDCSKGTYIRTLVEDIGGQLGCGAYVAELRRTQAGPFTLAQTVTLEELEAVHAEGGNEAVDRFLMPSDSGLQDWPLLHFSEASAFYWLNGQPVRAPDAPKFGMVRVQDHNGRFIGIGEVSEDGRIAPRRLIRSE, encoded by the coding sequence GTGGCTCAGGTCAAACGTATCCGTCGTAACGTCAGCGGCATCATCCTGCTCGACAAGCCATTGGGGTTCACCTCCAACGCTGCCTTGCAGAAGGTGCGCTGGCTGCTCAATGCCGAGAAGGCCGGGCACACCGGCAGCCTCGACCCGTTGGCCACCGGCGTGTTGCCGCTGTGCTTCGGCGAGGCGACCAAGTTCTCGCAATACCTGCTCGATTCCGACAAGGGCTACGAGACCCTGGCGCAACTGGGCAAGACCACCACCACGGCCGATGCCGAAGGTGAGGTTTTGCAGGAACGTCCGGTGACCGTTGGTCGCGCCGATGTCGAAGCGGTCCTGCCGAAATTTCGCGGGCAAATCAGTCAGATACCGCCGATGTACTCGGCACTCAAGCGTGATGGCCAGCCGCTGTACAAACTGGCACGTGCAGGCGAAGTAGTGGAGCGCGAACCGCGTTCTGTTACTATTGCGCGCTTGGAATTGCTGGCCTTCGAAGGCGATACTGCGCGGCTTGCGGTGGACTGCAGCAAGGGCACCTATATTCGTACCCTGGTGGAGGATATTGGTGGGCAACTCGGTTGTGGTGCGTACGTCGCAGAATTGCGCCGGACCCAGGCCGGGCCTTTCACCCTGGCACAGACCGTGACCCTCGAAGAGCTGGAAGCGGTACATGCCGAAGGCGGCAATGAAGCGGTCGATCGCTTCCTGATGCCATCGGACAGCGGCCTGCAGGATTGGCCGCTGCTGCACTTCTCGGAAGCGAGCGCGTTCTACTGGCTCAACGGCCAGCCAGTACGTGCCCCGGATGCACCGAAGTTCGGCATGGTGCGGGTACAGGATCACAATGGTCGCTTCATCGGTATCGGTGAAGTGAGCGAAGACGGGCGCATCGCGCCGCGTCGCTTGATTCGGTCAGAATGA
- the rbfA gene encoding 30S ribosome-binding factor RbfA: MAKEYSRTQRIGDQMQRELAQLIRREVKDPRVGLVTITAVEVSRDVGHAKIFITVMGQDNAEDIAQSIKVLNAAAGFLRMQLAREMKLRSVPQLHFHYDESVVRGAHLSALIERAVAEDNQHVAAPAPEDTKE, from the coding sequence ATGGCAAAAGAATACAGCCGTACCCAACGTATCGGCGATCAGATGCAGCGCGAGCTGGCGCAACTGATCCGTCGCGAAGTCAAAGACCCGCGCGTCGGCCTGGTCACCATCACCGCTGTGGAAGTGTCCCGTGACGTCGGTCACGCGAAGATTTTCATCACCGTGATGGGTCAGGACAACGCTGAAGACATCGCGCAAAGCATCAAGGTGCTCAATGCCGCCGCAGGCTTCCTGCGTATGCAATTGGCCCGCGAAATGAAGCTGCGCAGCGTGCCGCAATTGCACTTCCACTACGACGAATCCGTCGTGCGTGGCGCGCACCTGTCGGCATTGATCGAGCGCGCCGTGGCTGAAGACAATCAGCACGTTGCCGCTCCAGCACCTGAAGACACCAAGGAGTAA
- the infB gene encoding translation initiation factor IF-2 yields MTQVTVKQLADEVKTPVERLLQQMREAGLPHTAADENVTDSEKQSLLTHLKSSHKAKVEEPRKITLQRKTTSTLRVAGSKSISVEVRKKKVFVQRSPEEIEAERKRELDERRAVENAARQKAEEEAKQRAEEEARRQPAAAQTAASDAVAAPAAAAEPVRESAPVVAAAPAPSADVRNKQNEQRRPDKPRADDNNRRSGGGDGERKNAPHRASVKEKAPAPRVAPRTTDEESDGFRRGGRGKAKLKKRNAHGFQSPTGPVVRDVQIGETITVGDLANQMSVKAAEIIKFMFKLGTPATINQVLDQETAQLVAEELGHKVTLVSDTALEDSLAESLKFEGESFSRAPVVTVMGHVDHGKTSLLDYIRRAKVAAGEAGGITQHIGAYHVETDRGMVTFLDTPGHAAFTAMRARGAKATDIVILVVAADDGVMPQTIEAVQHAQAAGVPLVVAVNKIDKPGADLDRIRSELSVHGVTSEDWGGDTPFVPVSAKMGTGVDELLEAVLLQAEVLELKATPSAPGRGVVVESRLDKGRGPVATVLVQDGTLRQGDMVLVGSNYGRVRAMLDENGKPIKEAGPSIPVEILGLDGTPDAGDEMSVVADEKKAREVALFRQGKFREVKLARAHAGKLENIFENMGQAEKKTLNIVLKSDVRGSLEALNGALNGLGNDEVQVRVVGGGVGGITESDANLALASNAVLFGFNVRADAGARKIVEQEGLDMRYYNVIYDIIEDVKKALTGMLGSDVRENILGVAEVRDVFRSPKFGAIAGCMVIEGVVHRNRPIRVLREDIVIFEGELESLRRFKDDASEVRAGMECGIGVKSYNDVKVGDKIEVFEKVQVARSL; encoded by the coding sequence ATGACGCAAGTCACGGTGAAACAACTGGCCGATGAGGTCAAAACACCGGTAGAGCGCCTGTTGCAGCAGATGCGTGAGGCAGGTCTGCCGCACACCGCCGCCGACGAAAATGTGACTGACAGTGAGAAGCAATCCCTGCTGACTCACTTGAAGAGCAGTCACAAGGCGAAAGTGGAAGAACCACGCAAAATCACGCTGCAGCGTAAAACCACCAGCACCCTGCGTGTGGCTGGTAGCAAGAGCATCAGCGTTGAAGTTCGCAAGAAGAAAGTTTTCGTGCAGCGCAGCCCGGAAGAAATCGAAGCCGAGCGCAAGCGTGAACTGGATGAGCGTCGCGCAGTAGAAAATGCTGCCCGTCAGAAGGCTGAAGAAGAAGCCAAGCAACGCGCCGAAGAAGAAGCGCGTCGCCAGCCTGCTGCTGCGCAAACCGCTGCCAGCGACGCCGTTGCGGCGCCGGCTGCCGCTGCCGAACCTGTTCGCGAAAGCGCACCGGTAGTGGCTGCTGCTCCTGCTCCGTCGGCTGACGTTCGCAACAAGCAGAACGAACAGCGCCGTCCGGACAAACCACGTGCCGACGACAACAATCGTCGCAGCGGTGGCGGTGATGGCGAGCGCAAAAACGCTCCGCATCGCGCATCGGTCAAAGAAAAAGCCCCGGCGCCACGTGTGGCACCACGTACTACCGACGAAGAAAGCGATGGCTTCCGTCGTGGTGGTCGCGGCAAGGCCAAGCTGAAGAAGCGCAACGCCCACGGTTTCCAGAGCCCGACCGGCCCTGTCGTGCGTGATGTGCAGATCGGCGAGACCATCACGGTTGGCGATCTGGCCAACCAGATGTCGGTCAAAGCGGCCGAAATCATCAAGTTCATGTTCAAACTGGGTACCCCAGCGACCATCAACCAGGTGCTTGATCAGGAAACTGCTCAACTGGTAGCCGAAGAACTGGGCCACAAAGTGACCCTGGTCAGCGACACCGCTCTGGAAGATTCCCTGGCCGAGTCCCTGAAGTTTGAAGGTGAGTCGTTCTCCCGTGCACCAGTCGTGACCGTAATGGGCCACGTTGACCACGGTAAGACTTCCCTGCTCGACTACATCCGTCGTGCCAAGGTAGCTGCTGGCGAAGCCGGCGGTATCACCCAGCACATCGGTGCATACCACGTTGAGACTGATCGCGGCATGGTCACTTTCCTCGACACCCCGGGTCACGCTGCGTTTACCGCAATGCGTGCCCGTGGTGCCAAGGCGACCGACATCGTGATCCTCGTGGTTGCAGCGGACGACGGCGTGATGCCGCAAACCATCGAAGCGGTTCAGCATGCTCAGGCAGCTGGCGTGCCGCTGGTGGTAGCAGTGAACAAGATCGACAAGCCGGGCGCCGATCTCGATCGCATCCGCAGCGAGCTGTCGGTTCACGGCGTGACTTCCGAAGACTGGGGTGGCGACACGCCATTCGTACCGGTTTCGGCGAAGATGGGTACTGGCGTGGACGAGCTGCTTGAAGCCGTTCTGCTGCAGGCCGAAGTTCTCGAACTGAAAGCTACTCCGTCGGCTCCTGGCCGTGGTGTGGTGGTTGAATCGCGTCTCGACAAGGGTCGTGGCCCGGTAGCAACCGTGCTGGTTCAGGACGGTACGCTGCGTCAAGGCGACATGGTCCTGGTCGGTTCGAACTACGGCCGTGTACGTGCCATGCTCGACGAGAACGGCAAGCCAATCAAGGAAGCCGGTCCATCCATCCCTGTCGAGATCCTCGGCCTGGACGGTACCCCGGACGCTGGCGACGAGATGAGCGTGGTTGCCGACGAGAAGAAAGCCCGTGAAGTGGCTCTGTTCCGTCAAGGCAAGTTCCGCGAAGTCAAACTGGCTCGCGCTCACGCCGGCAAGCTGGAAAACATCTTCGAAAACATGGGTCAGGCCGAGAAGAAGACGCTCAACATCGTCCTCAAATCCGACGTCCGTGGTTCGCTGGAAGCGTTGAACGGTGCCTTGAATGGCCTGGGCAACGACGAAGTACAAGTGCGCGTCGTGGGTGGCGGTGTCGGTGGTATCACCGAATCCGACGCCAACCTGGCACTGGCTTCCAACGCTGTACTGTTCGGCTTCAACGTGCGTGCCGATGCCGGCGCTCGCAAGATCGTCGAGCAGGAAGGTCTGGATATGCGTTACTACAACGTGATCTACGACATCATCGAAGACGTCAAGAAAGCCCTGACCGGCATGCTCGGCAGCGATGTTCGCGAGAACATCCTGGGTGTGGCCGAAGTGCGTGACGTGTTCCGTTCGCCGAAGTTTGGCGCGATCGCCGGTTGCATGGTGATCGAAGGTGTCGTGCACCGTAACCGTCCGATCCGTGTACTGCGTGAAGACATCGTTATCTTCGAAGGCGAGCTGGAATCCCTGCGCCGCTTCAAGGATGACGCTTCCGAAGTACGTGCCGGCATGGAATGCGGTATCGGCGTGAAGAGCTACAACGACGTCAAAGTCGGCGACAAGATCGAAGTCTTCGAGAAGGTTCAGGTTGCTCGCAGCCTCTGA
- the nusA gene encoding transcription termination factor NusA → MSKEVLLVVESVSNEKGVPASVIFEALELALATATKKRFEDEVDLRVEINRHTGAYETFRRWTVVEENDLDDPAIETWPSKVAETHPGAKVGDVVEEKIESIEFGRIAAQTAKQVIVQKVREAERAQVVDAYRERLGEIISGTVKKVTRDNVIVDLGNNAEALLAREDIISRETFRVGVRLRALLKEIRTENRGPQLILSRTAPEMLIELFRIEVPEIAEGLIEVMAASRDPGSRAKIAVRSKDKRIDPQGACIGMRGSRVQAVSGELGGERVDIVLWDDNPAQFVINAMSPAEVAAIIVDEDAHAMDIAVGADNLAQAIGRGGQNVRLASQLTGWTLNVMTESDIQAKQQAETGDILRNFIDELEVDEELAQVLVDEGFTSLEEIAYVPVEEMLNIDGFDEDIVNELRARAKDRLLTKAIATEEKLADAHPAEDLLSLEGMDKDLAMELAVRGVITREDLAEQSIDDLLDIDGIDDDRAGKLIMAARAHWFE, encoded by the coding sequence ATGAGCAAAGAAGTACTGCTGGTTGTTGAGTCGGTATCCAATGAAAAGGGTGTACCGGCAAGCGTAATTTTTGAAGCGCTGGAGCTGGCTCTGGCCACTGCTACCAAAAAGCGTTTTGAAGACGAAGTGGACCTGCGTGTGGAAATCAACCGCCACACCGGTGCCTACGAAACCTTCCGTCGCTGGACGGTCGTCGAAGAGAATGATCTCGACGATCCGGCCATCGAGACCTGGCCAAGCAAGGTTGCCGAAACGCATCCTGGCGCCAAGGTCGGTGACGTCGTCGAAGAGAAAATCGAATCCATCGAGTTCGGCCGCATCGCTGCACAGACTGCCAAGCAGGTCATCGTGCAGAAAGTTCGCGAAGCCGAGCGCGCTCAAGTGGTTGACGCCTATCGCGAGCGCTTGGGAGAAATCATCTCCGGCACCGTGAAAAAAGTCACCCGCGACAACGTGATCGTCGATCTGGGCAACAACGCTGAAGCGTTGCTGGCCCGTGAAGACATCATTTCTCGCGAAACCTTCCGTGTCGGCGTGCGTCTGCGTGCGCTGCTCAAGGAAATCCGCACCGAGAACCGCGGCCCGCAGCTGATCCTGTCGCGTACCGCGCCGGAAATGCTGATCGAGCTGTTCCGTATCGAAGTGCCGGAAATCGCCGAAGGCCTCATCGAGGTCATGGCCGCCTCCCGTGATCCGGGTTCGCGTGCCAAGATCGCCGTCCGCTCCAAGGACAAACGCATCGACCCGCAAGGTGCCTGCATCGGTATGCGCGGTTCGCGCGTCCAGGCGGTATCGGGTGAGTTGGGCGGTGAGCGTGTTGATATCGTGCTGTGGGACGACAACCCGGCCCAGTTCGTGATCAACGCCATGTCCCCGGCCGAGGTTGCGGCAATTATCGTTGACGAAGATGCCCATGCCATGGACATCGCCGTTGGCGCAGACAATCTGGCTCAGGCCATCGGTCGCGGTGGTCAGAACGTGCGTCTGGCGAGCCAGTTGACTGGCTGGACCCTGAACGTGATGACCGAATCGGACATCCAGGCTAAGCAGCAAGCAGAAACCGGCGACATCCTGCGCAACTTCATCGACGAGCTGGAAGTCGACGAAGAGCTGGCACAGGTGCTGGTAGATGAAGGCTTCACCAGCCTGGAAGAGATTGCCTACGTACCGGTGGAGGAGATGCTCAACATCGACGGCTTTGACGAGGACATCGTCAACGAGCTTCGTGCTCGCGCCAAGGATCGCTTGTTGACCAAAGCCATCGCTACTGAGGAAAAGCTGGCAGACGCCCATCCGGCCGAAGACCTGCTCTCGCTTGAGGGTATGGACAAGGATTTGGCGATGGAACTGGCGGTGCGCGGCGTAATTACCCGCGAAGACCTGGCCGAGCAGTCTATTGACGACCTGCTCGACATCGACGGCATTGACGATGATCGTGCCGGCAAGTTGATCATGGCCGCCCGAGCCCACTGGTTCGAGTAA
- the rimP gene encoding ribosome maturation factor RimP produces MSSKLEELQALLAPVVVALGYECWGIEFSAQGRHSMLRVYIDKEGGVLVDDCAIVSRQISGVLDVEDPIAVEYTLEVSSPGMERPLFTLEQFAKFAGEQVKIKLRSPFEGRRNFQGLLRGVEEQDVVVQVEDHEFLLPIDMIDKANIIPSFD; encoded by the coding sequence GTGTCGAGCAAGCTAGAAGAGTTGCAGGCCTTGCTGGCCCCGGTGGTCGTGGCCCTGGGCTATGAATGCTGGGGTATCGAGTTTTCGGCTCAGGGTCGTCACTCGATGTTGCGCGTTTATATCGATAAAGAGGGTGGCGTGCTGGTGGACGATTGCGCCATTGTCAGCCGTCAGATCAGCGGTGTTCTGGATGTTGAAGATCCAATCGCTGTTGAATACACCCTTGAAGTTTCCTCGCCTGGCATGGAGCGCCCGCTGTTCACTCTTGAGCAGTTTGCCAAATTTGCCGGTGAACAAGTGAAGATCAAGCTGCGCTCGCCTTTCGAAGGTCGACGCAACTTTCAGGGCCTTCTGCGCGGTGTAGAAGAGCAGGACGTCGTGGTGCAGGTAGAAGACCACGAGTTCCTGTTGCCGATCGATATGATCGACAAGGCCAACATTATTCCCAGTTTTGACTGA
- the secG gene encoding preprotein translocase subunit SecG: MLETVVVVFHLLGALGVVALVLLQQGKGADAGASFGAGASNTVFGSQGSSTFLSKFTAILAAGFFITSLGLGYFAKEKAHQLTQAGLPDPAVLEVPKQQPASDDVPVLQEQKSATPATDVPPAQEQK; encoded by the coding sequence ATGCTGGAAACAGTCGTAGTCGTTTTTCATCTGCTGGGTGCATTGGGCGTAGTTGCTCTGGTTTTGCTGCAGCAGGGTAAGGGTGCGGACGCTGGCGCGTCTTTCGGAGCAGGTGCTTCAAATACTGTGTTCGGAAGCCAAGGTTCCTCTACCTTTCTTAGTAAGTTTACTGCTATACTTGCCGCCGGTTTCTTCATAACCAGCTTGGGGTTAGGTTACTTTGCTAAAGAGAAAGCTCATCAGCTGACTCAAGCAGGTCTTCCAGATCCAGCAGTGTTGGAAGTGCCTAAGCAACAACCGGCTTCTGATGATGTCCCGGTGCTTCAAGAGCAAAAGTCGGCTACTCCAGCGACTGACGTGCCTCCAGCTCAAGAGCAGAAGTAA
- the tpiA gene encoding triose-phosphate isomerase, translating into MRRPMVAGNWKMHGTRASVAELINGLRHLALPSGVDVAVFPPCLYINQVIDGLKGKSISVGAQNSAVEAMQGALTGEIAPSQLVDAGCSLVLVGHSERRQILGERDGMLNRKFAAAQACGLIPVLCVGETLEQREAGKTLEIVGRQLGSIIEELGVGAFAKAVIAYEPVWAIGTGLTATPQQAQDVHKAIREQLAAENSEVARGVRLLYGGSVKAANAVELFGMPDIDGGLIGGASLNADEFGAICRAAGN; encoded by the coding sequence ATGCGTCGCCCTATGGTAGCTGGTAACTGGAAGATGCACGGTACCCGCGCCAGCGTCGCTGAGCTGATCAACGGCCTTCGTCATCTGGCCTTGCCAAGCGGTGTTGATGTCGCGGTGTTCCCGCCTTGCTTGTATATCAATCAAGTGATTGATGGCTTGAAAGGCAAGTCGATTTCGGTCGGCGCGCAGAATTCTGCGGTGGAAGCCATGCAAGGTGCGTTGACTGGTGAGATTGCTCCCAGCCAACTGGTGGATGCAGGTTGTTCCCTGGTGCTTGTCGGGCACTCCGAACGCCGCCAGATTCTCGGCGAGCGAGACGGGATGCTGAATCGCAAGTTCGCAGCGGCACAGGCATGTGGCTTGATTCCGGTGTTGTGTGTAGGGGAAACCCTCGAGCAGCGCGAAGCCGGAAAAACTCTTGAGATTGTCGGGCGTCAGCTGGGCAGCATCATCGAGGAGCTGGGTGTCGGTGCCTTTGCCAAGGCAGTGATTGCATACGAGCCGGTCTGGGCCATTGGTACCGGGCTGACTGCAACGCCGCAACAGGCTCAGGATGTGCATAAAGCCATTCGCGAGCAGTTGGCGGCAGAGAATTCTGAAGTCGCACGAGGTGTGCGGCTTCTATACGGCGGCAGCGTGAAGGCGGCCAATGCGGTCGAACTGTTCGGCATGCCGGATATCGATGGGGGGCTCATTGGTGGAGCTTCCCTGAATGCAGATGAGTTCGGTGCGATCTGTCGCGCCGCGGGAAACTGA
- the glmM gene encoding phosphoglucosamine mutase: MSKKYFGTDGIRGRVGEYPITPDFMLKLGWAAGMAFRKMGACKVLVGKDTRISGYMFESALEAGLTSAGADVMLLGPMPTPAIAYLSRTFQAEAGIVISASHNPHDDNGIKFFSGKGTKLPDELELMIEELLDTPMTVVESSKIGKVSRINDASGRYIEFCKSSVPTGTNFAGLKIVIDCAHGATYKVAPSVFRELGAEVVVLSAQPNGLNINDNCGSTHMGPLQAAVLAEHADLGIAFDGDGDRVLMVDHTGAIVDGDDLLFIIARDLHERGKLQGGVVGTLMSNLGLELALADLSIPFVRANVGDRYVIAELQERNWLVGGENSGHVVCFNHTTTGDAIIAALQVLMALKSRNEGLAQTRQALRKCPQVLINVRFGGGESPLEHPAVKEASARVTQAMAGRGRVLLRKSGTEPLVRVMVEGEDENQVRGYAEELAKLVTEVSA, from the coding sequence ATGAGCAAGAAATATTTTGGTACCGACGGCATTCGCGGTCGCGTTGGTGAATACCCGATCACGCCTGACTTCATGCTCAAGCTTGGCTGGGCGGCTGGTATGGCTTTCCGCAAGATGGGTGCTTGCAAGGTGCTGGTCGGCAAGGACACGCGGATCTCCGGTTATATGTTCGAATCGGCACTCGAGGCCGGGCTGACCTCGGCGGGTGCCGATGTGATGCTGCTCGGCCCGATGCCGACGCCGGCCATCGCCTATCTTTCGCGGACGTTCCAGGCTGAAGCCGGTATCGTGATCAGTGCATCGCACAACCCGCATGATGACAACGGCATCAAGTTCTTCTCCGGCAAAGGCACCAAGCTGCCCGATGAATTGGAGCTGATGATCGAAGAGTTGCTCGATACGCCAATGACCGTCGTCGAGTCGAGCAAGATCGGTAAAGTGTCGCGAATCAATGACGCATCGGGTCGCTACATTGAGTTCTGCAAAAGCAGCGTGCCTACCGGGACCAATTTCGCCGGTCTGAAAATCGTCATCGACTGTGCCCACGGTGCTACCTATAAGGTCGCGCCGAGCGTCTTCCGTGAGCTGGGTGCCGAAGTTGTCGTGCTGTCTGCTCAGCCGAACGGGCTGAACATCAACGATAACTGCGGTTCCACGCATATGGGGCCGTTGCAGGCCGCCGTTCTGGCCGAGCATGCGGACCTGGGTATCGCCTTCGATGGTGATGGTGATCGGGTATTGATGGTCGATCACACCGGCGCCATTGTTGATGGTGACGACCTGCTGTTTATCATTGCCCGCGATCTGCATGAGCGTGGCAAGTTGCAGGGTGGCGTCGTCGGTACGTTGATGAGCAATCTTGGTCTCGAACTGGCCCTTGCGGATCTGTCGATCCCGTTCGTTCGCGCCAATGTCGGTGACCGCTACGTGATTGCCGAACTGCAAGAGCGCAACTGGCTCGTTGGTGGGGAAAACTCCGGGCATGTGGTCTGCTTCAACCACACCACCACGGGCGACGCGATCATCGCGGCTCTGCAGGTGTTGATGGCTCTGAAATCCCGCAACGAAGGTCTGGCGCAAACGCGCCAGGCGCTGCGCAAGTGCCCTCAGGTGCTGATCAACGTTCGCTTTGGCGGCGGTGAAAGTCCGCTGGAGCATCCGGCTGTCAAGGAAGCCAGTGCCCGTGTCACTCAGGCGATGGCGGGGCGCGGTCGCGTGCTTCTGCGCAAGTCCGGCACAGAGCCTCTGGTGCGCGTAATGGTCGAAGGCGAGGACGAAAACCAGGTTCGCGGCTATGCCGAAGAGCTGGCAAAACTGGTAACCGAAGTTTCTGCCTGA
- the folP gene encoding dihydropteroate synthase, whose amino-acid sequence MTSVQSLTRLPCGNRVLDLAQTHVMGILNVTPDSFSDGGRYSQLDAALRHAEAMVLAGATLIDVGGESTRPGARAVSPLEELERVAPIVELINRELDVIISVDTSTPAVMRETARLGAGLINDVRSLRRDGALDAAAATGLPVCLMHMLGEPGDMQDNPQYQDVTREVGEFLAERMDQCAQAGIPAERIILDPGFGFAKTLQHNLSLFKHMEALHALGRPLLVGVSRKSMIGHALNRPVGERLHGGLALAALASVKGARILRVHDVAETVDVVRMIAAVESAE is encoded by the coding sequence ATGACTTCTGTTCAGTCCCTGACCCGGTTGCCTTGCGGCAACCGGGTTCTTGATTTGGCCCAGACGCATGTCATGGGCATTCTCAATGTCACTCCTGATTCTTTCTCCGATGGTGGCCGCTATAGCCAGCTCGATGCGGCTTTGCGCCATGCCGAAGCCATGGTGCTGGCGGGCGCGACGCTGATCGATGTCGGCGGCGAATCGACTCGGCCAGGAGCGCGAGCGGTTTCTCCTCTGGAGGAGCTCGAGCGCGTCGCGCCGATTGTCGAGCTGATCAATCGCGAGCTGGATGTGATCATCTCGGTCGATACTTCCACCCCAGCAGTCATGCGCGAAACCGCACGGCTCGGTGCCGGCCTGATCAATGATGTGCGTTCGTTGCGTCGCGATGGTGCGCTGGATGCGGCGGCGGCGACCGGATTGCCGGTTTGTCTCATGCACATGCTCGGCGAGCCGGGCGATATGCAGGACAATCCGCAGTATCAGGATGTCACCCGCGAAGTCGGTGAGTTTCTCGCCGAACGCATGGATCAATGTGCCCAGGCGGGCATTCCCGCTGAGCGGATCATTCTCGATCCCGGCTTCGGCTTCGCCAAGACCCTGCAGCACAATCTAAGCTTGTTCAAACACATGGAGGCCCTGCATGCACTGGGTCGACCACTGCTGGTAGGTGTTTCGCGCAAGAGTATGATTGGCCACGCTTTAAATCGTCCCGTGGGCGAGCGTCTGCATGGCGGACTGGCACTGGCGGCGCTGGCGTCAGTTAAGGGCGCACGTATATTGCGGGTCCACGATGTGGCGGAAACCGTCGATGTCGTGCGAATGATCGCGGCCGTAGAATCAGCTGAATAA